One Fuerstiella marisgermanici DNA window includes the following coding sequences:
- a CDS encoding DUF4175 family protein: MTGTVLERSLQMVAKRLYKLRVLRRQAMCWLLLLVPAIVLSMILPQLSGLISTTLLVLLGITMGGLILARWKVPKPTALETARLVEKNRPELNDAVLTAVRADAVARTQPHASILNDWVIDEADKLARGSDWRSVVPRRQILTWSTLSFLAFCFLITGVVAAGRWGRELGTSNALMAVAGTGEKQAIGATELAIEPGDVEMERGAALTVVARFGKVLPTNAVLQLSTEAGSATFEMDPTVDAGVFAARVSSVASDATYRVVFGNSVVEVGALLASENASRSQGGVSDSYRISTYVRPRLEQADALITPPAYANKEPQLVEDTLRVTTVEGSMVQLTLHLNKPVVVAELRTDDGEVIPLTSIDSDSNAVTAEFEAIDDQKFAVYLEDADGRTPAEEETISLKVTRNKRPKIKVTFPGKDTNVSPLQEFQIEAEATDDFGFSDFGVSYTLSNGETADVSLVGGQDSDSSGVAKQLKIQHTIELEKLNAAPDELLSYTFFVEDIAADGMPRRTSSDMMFAEVRRFEEIFRESQQQSQQQQQQQQQQGGPAEKLMQLQRQIMIATFNIQRTWEESRRRERATAQAVEDVGVVKESQQEAIGQLQEAKEETAGDAEMMKLAKGVEAQMQKAVDSLTAFEKQRQDSTLSDALLAEQSAFAGLMRMRAKEYEVSRSQSQSQGQGQEQNSASQEQLNQLELDNERNRYESERQAQQQQEQNAEQSQQLQILNRLKELARRQQMLNERMKQLESELRAAQTQEEKDEIERELKRLRDEQREMLRDVDELRETMDQQSAQQQQKNQETREQVEKTRERVQQASRAMDEGNLQDAISEGTRAEREFDRLQEDFRNQTSNQFSEAMRDLREQARSMTERQDEIAKELAGEGQPEKGDDANKPTLRNDRDREGLQNKVAQQRDELERILEQAKQLVEEAEDSEPLMSRRLYDTIRDTRKMKPEEALEATEILVSRGLWNQGQQAEQIAREGIEDLTKGIEQAADAVLGSEEESLRRAQEEIEALSQQLASEVANATGQQQQPEGATRQSDDAARNGESQSPGEATDRKQGIQRAAAPLPEQQPRQAVGDRQSGEPQRSERQPQGGEPKPGEGAASQPREGAQKSREEGNSEGRKLGEQKSGDAAKPGDGQSDSQQEQGKGTGKESDQPREGQQPGQQGQQGEQSGQQEEGQGEQGESEGEGQGQGQGQRQGQGQQQGEQGQQGQQGRQGQQGQGEGQGQSEGQSQQAGQQSGQGQQPGGQQQSQGGGGGRNGGSFLLGGGRENINGGRGQNEGRPLTGDDYKDWSNRLREVEEILDDPELRNQVAQVRDRARAIRAEFRRHGKEPQWDLVNSQLLNEMASLQKRINQELAKMGGDRSMVPIDREPVPEEFDELVRRYYELLGQSREGDQ; the protein is encoded by the coding sequence ATGACCGGAACCGTCCTCGAACGAAGCCTGCAAATGGTGGCGAAGCGGCTGTACAAGCTGCGAGTGCTGCGAAGGCAGGCGATGTGCTGGCTGCTTCTGCTGGTGCCGGCAATCGTCCTTTCGATGATATTGCCGCAACTGTCCGGCTTGATCTCCACGACGCTGCTGGTGCTGCTGGGCATCACCATGGGCGGCCTTATCCTCGCGCGCTGGAAGGTGCCGAAGCCGACGGCTCTGGAAACTGCTCGACTGGTCGAAAAGAACCGCCCCGAACTTAACGATGCGGTTTTGACGGCTGTCCGAGCCGACGCGGTCGCGCGCACTCAGCCGCACGCTTCGATTTTGAACGACTGGGTCATTGATGAAGCCGATAAGCTTGCTCGCGGGTCCGACTGGCGCTCGGTGGTGCCTCGTCGCCAGATTCTGACCTGGTCGACACTCAGCTTTCTGGCGTTTTGCTTTCTGATTACCGGCGTCGTTGCCGCTGGTCGCTGGGGCCGGGAACTCGGTACGTCGAATGCGTTAATGGCCGTCGCTGGCACGGGCGAAAAACAAGCGATCGGTGCAACAGAACTGGCCATCGAACCTGGTGACGTCGAAATGGAACGCGGCGCTGCGCTGACGGTGGTTGCTCGATTCGGAAAAGTGCTGCCCACGAATGCCGTGCTGCAGTTAAGCACAGAAGCAGGAAGTGCAACGTTCGAGATGGATCCCACTGTCGATGCCGGTGTTTTTGCCGCTCGAGTTAGCAGTGTCGCAAGCGACGCCACGTATCGCGTGGTGTTTGGGAATTCGGTGGTGGAAGTTGGAGCGTTGCTGGCGTCGGAAAACGCGAGCCGTAGTCAGGGCGGCGTTTCAGACAGCTACAGGATCAGCACCTATGTCCGGCCGCGGCTTGAACAGGCAGATGCGCTGATCACTCCGCCGGCCTATGCGAACAAAGAACCTCAATTGGTGGAAGACACTCTGCGCGTCACGACTGTCGAGGGTTCAATGGTCCAGTTAACGCTGCATCTGAACAAGCCCGTTGTGGTTGCCGAATTGCGCACGGACGATGGCGAGGTCATTCCGCTCACTTCCATTGATTCAGACTCAAACGCGGTGACGGCCGAATTCGAAGCGATCGATGATCAAAAATTCGCCGTGTACCTCGAAGACGCCGATGGCCGCACGCCGGCTGAAGAAGAGACGATTTCGCTAAAGGTGACTCGCAATAAGCGACCGAAGATCAAGGTGACTTTCCCTGGCAAAGATACCAACGTCTCGCCGTTGCAGGAATTTCAAATTGAAGCCGAAGCGACAGACGACTTCGGGTTCAGTGATTTCGGAGTGTCGTACACGCTTAGCAATGGAGAAACAGCAGACGTGTCACTGGTTGGCGGTCAGGACTCCGATTCGTCAGGCGTCGCAAAGCAGCTTAAGATCCAACACACCATCGAGCTCGAAAAACTAAACGCCGCACCCGACGAATTGCTGTCTTACACCTTCTTTGTCGAAGACATCGCGGCAGATGGAATGCCTCGCCGTACATCCAGCGACATGATGTTTGCGGAAGTTCGCCGCTTCGAGGAAATCTTTCGGGAATCCCAACAGCAGTCTCAGCAGCAACAACAACAGCAGCAGCAACAGGGTGGACCGGCCGAGAAACTGATGCAGTTGCAGCGGCAGATCATGATCGCCACGTTCAACATTCAACGCACATGGGAAGAATCGCGACGCCGTGAACGAGCAACCGCGCAGGCGGTGGAAGACGTGGGCGTGGTGAAGGAATCGCAGCAGGAAGCGATCGGACAGCTTCAGGAAGCAAAGGAAGAAACGGCAGGCGATGCTGAGATGATGAAACTTGCGAAGGGTGTTGAGGCTCAGATGCAGAAGGCCGTCGATTCGCTCACGGCGTTTGAAAAGCAACGGCAGGATTCCACATTGTCCGACGCGCTACTCGCCGAACAATCGGCCTTTGCCGGCCTGATGCGCATGCGAGCTAAAGAGTACGAAGTGTCTCGATCGCAGTCCCAGTCTCAGGGGCAAGGGCAGGAACAAAACAGTGCTTCGCAGGAACAGCTGAACCAGCTCGAACTGGACAACGAACGCAACCGCTACGAATCCGAACGACAGGCTCAGCAGCAACAGGAACAAAACGCCGAACAAAGCCAGCAGCTTCAGATTCTGAATCGCCTGAAAGAACTGGCTCGACGTCAGCAAATGCTGAACGAACGTATGAAACAGTTGGAATCAGAACTGCGAGCCGCGCAAACGCAGGAAGAAAAGGATGAGATCGAACGAGAGCTGAAACGTCTTCGCGACGAGCAGCGGGAAATGCTGCGCGATGTGGACGAACTGCGGGAAACCATGGATCAGCAGTCGGCCCAACAACAGCAAAAGAACCAGGAAACTCGTGAGCAGGTCGAAAAGACTCGCGAACGAGTTCAGCAGGCGTCGCGAGCGATGGATGAAGGCAATCTGCAGGATGCGATTTCTGAAGGCACGCGAGCCGAGCGGGAGTTCGATCGACTTCAGGAAGACTTTCGCAATCAGACGTCCAACCAGTTTAGCGAAGCCATGCGGGATCTCCGCGAGCAGGCTCGGTCAATGACCGAACGTCAGGATGAGATCGCCAAAGAGCTGGCAGGCGAGGGCCAACCGGAAAAAGGCGATGATGCTAACAAGCCAACTTTACGCAATGACCGTGATCGCGAAGGATTGCAGAACAAGGTGGCTCAACAACGCGACGAACTGGAACGAATTCTGGAACAGGCCAAACAGCTTGTCGAAGAAGCCGAAGATAGTGAACCTCTAATGTCACGCCGCTTGTACGATACCATCCGCGACACTCGAAAAATGAAGCCGGAAGAGGCTTTGGAGGCAACCGAAATTCTGGTTAGCCGCGGACTGTGGAATCAAGGTCAGCAGGCCGAACAGATCGCTCGCGAGGGCATTGAAGACTTGACCAAAGGCATCGAACAGGCGGCCGACGCCGTGTTGGGCAGCGAAGAAGAATCGCTGCGGCGAGCTCAGGAAGAAATTGAGGCACTGTCGCAGCAATTGGCGTCGGAAGTCGCCAACGCAACGGGACAACAGCAGCAACCGGAAGGTGCCACGCGGCAGTCGGACGACGCAGCACGCAATGGGGAATCTCAATCGCCTGGTGAAGCAACAGATCGGAAGCAGGGCATTCAGCGAGCTGCAGCGCCTTTACCAGAACAACAGCCGCGTCAGGCAGTCGGGGATCGACAATCAGGCGAACCTCAGCGAAGCGAACGGCAACCGCAGGGCGGCGAGCCGAAGCCGGGGGAAGGGGCGGCCAGCCAGCCTCGTGAGGGCGCTCAGAAATCCAGAGAAGAAGGCAACTCTGAAGGCCGGAAGCTCGGTGAGCAGAAATCTGGTGATGCCGCGAAGCCAGGTGATGGCCAGAGCGATTCACAACAGGAACAGGGCAAAGGCACAGGCAAGGAGTCAGACCAACCGAGAGAAGGGCAGCAACCCGGCCAGCAGGGGCAACAGGGAGAGCAGTCTGGTCAGCAGGAAGAAGGACAGGGAGAACAAGGTGAGTCTGAAGGTGAAGGCCAGGGCCAGGGCCAAGGTCAAAGACAGGGACAGGGACAACAGCAAGGTGAACAGGGCCAACAGGGCCAACAGGGCCGGCAAGGGCAGCAGGGACAGGGCGAAGGGCAAGGTCAGAGCGAAGGCCAGAGCCAACAGGCGGGCCAGCAATCCGGACAGGGCCAACAGCCGGGCGGTCAGCAGCAATCGCAAGGTGGCGGCGGCGGACGCAACGGTGGCTCATTCCTGCTGGGAGGCGGTCGTGAAAACATTAACGGCGGGCGAGGTCAGAACGAAGGACGGCCACTGACCGGTGACGACTATAAAGATTGGTCAAATCGGCTTCGAGAAGTAGAAGAAATTCTGGACGACCCGGAACTGCGAAATCAGGTCGCTCAGGTACGCGATCGCGCTCGCGCGATTCGTGCTGAATTTCGTCGACACGGCAAAGAGCCGCAATGGGACCTGGTGAATTCGCAATTACTAAATGAAATGGCGTCTCTGCAGAAACGCATCAACCAGGAACTGGCCAAAATGGGCGGCGACCGGTCGATGGTGCCAATCGATCGCGAGCCGGTGCCGGAAGAATTCGACGAATTAGTCCGACGGTATTACGAGTTGCTCGGTCAGAGTCGGGAAGGGGATCAGTGA
- a CDS encoding BatA domain-containing protein translates to MDFLTPIFAAVGVAAATIPVVLHMLRRAPTQDMPFSIVRFLKPSQPKLTKRSNIEHWPLMLLRILALVLIGLAFARPFLREVIPLDAAEGEVQSVTILIDKSASMRREGIYDQVQETLRESIDELNDEDLLSVMTFSESPATLVSRDKWATATQDERAAMVQNVIDSYEPDWLSTNTGSAMRAAADELAAESKELLNVTSRRLVLITDFQRGSNLDELKSGEWPATVEVQLKTVEPTKKGNAGVTFVKDRRADRTRVRIASAGDSVQQEFQLQPFDASGAAVGESMKVTVAPGQRRTIILPALDPAASKSVAGVELKGDDHPFDNVIDLPELESPVVKVAHIGPATLNDPESMRYYLQRVLDGNVERDVKLIDLMKEDGVVLPVPADVKLVVATAVVPDGLLDSLSAFLDRSGTLLMAPPSIDAVLSVKTFLPSNFEVKEADVDEYAMLSQIDFDHPLFSTFSDARFADFSSIRFWQHRNLVFNEEERQKGEWTVVAKFDSGVPAIAELPHGDNGRVILLATGWHPADSQWALSTRFAPLLTRILSLASPAQKDQVIQTVGDVIRPGQLVSSDDWSISFPNGTETTAAAVSAAAAEGSTSSESTVVLNEPGRYTITGKADDGEYNVSLIAGLGAAESRTEMLPIGQLQVLGIGVEPASGEQLAMNAGDSDDAPPGQLSANELEKQQKWWRWLLLSGLGCLLLESLWASAIERRSTIEA, encoded by the coding sequence ATGGACTTTCTGACCCCCATCTTCGCGGCCGTCGGAGTCGCGGCCGCAACGATTCCGGTTGTGCTGCACATGTTGCGGCGAGCTCCCACGCAGGACATGCCGTTCAGCATTGTGCGATTCCTGAAGCCGTCGCAGCCGAAGCTCACAAAGCGGTCCAATATTGAACACTGGCCGCTGATGCTGTTGCGGATTCTGGCACTCGTGCTGATCGGACTGGCTTTCGCTCGTCCGTTTCTTCGGGAAGTCATTCCATTGGACGCCGCCGAAGGTGAAGTGCAGTCAGTGACCATTCTGATCGACAAAAGCGCCAGCATGCGCCGCGAAGGAATTTACGACCAGGTTCAGGAAACGCTGAGGGAATCCATCGACGAACTCAACGACGAAGACCTGCTAAGCGTTATGACATTCTCAGAGTCACCCGCGACTTTGGTGTCTCGCGACAAATGGGCGACGGCCACTCAGGATGAACGAGCAGCGATGGTGCAGAACGTCATCGACAGCTATGAGCCCGACTGGCTGTCGACGAATACGGGGTCTGCTATGCGAGCGGCCGCCGACGAACTGGCGGCGGAATCGAAAGAGCTGTTAAACGTCACGAGCCGGCGCCTGGTACTCATCACCGACTTTCAACGCGGCAGCAATCTGGATGAACTCAAATCCGGCGAATGGCCGGCCACTGTGGAGGTCCAACTCAAAACCGTTGAGCCCACGAAGAAAGGCAACGCCGGAGTTACCTTCGTAAAAGATCGGCGAGCCGATCGGACTCGCGTGCGAATCGCCAGTGCCGGAGATTCTGTGCAGCAGGAATTCCAGCTTCAGCCCTTCGATGCCAGCGGTGCCGCCGTGGGGGAATCGATGAAGGTGACAGTGGCCCCCGGACAACGCAGAACGATCATTCTTCCCGCGTTGGATCCGGCGGCGAGTAAGTCGGTCGCGGGCGTGGAACTAAAAGGCGACGACCATCCGTTTGATAACGTCATCGATTTGCCGGAACTGGAAAGTCCGGTGGTGAAGGTGGCTCATATTGGTCCGGCGACGTTAAACGATCCAGAGTCGATGCGCTATTACCTGCAGCGTGTTCTGGATGGCAACGTGGAACGCGATGTGAAACTGATCGACCTGATGAAGGAAGACGGCGTTGTGCTGCCGGTTCCTGCCGACGTCAAACTGGTTGTGGCGACAGCCGTGGTGCCGGATGGGTTGCTGGATTCGCTGTCGGCTTTTCTGGATCGGTCGGGAACGCTGCTGATGGCACCGCCTTCGATCGATGCTGTATTGTCTGTGAAGACATTCCTGCCATCGAACTTCGAAGTGAAGGAAGCGGACGTCGATGAATATGCGATGCTGAGTCAGATCGATTTCGATCATCCGCTGTTCTCAACCTTTTCCGATGCTCGCTTTGCCGACTTTTCATCGATTCGGTTCTGGCAACATCGCAACCTTGTGTTTAACGAAGAGGAAAGGCAGAAAGGCGAATGGACGGTCGTCGCAAAATTCGATTCCGGAGTTCCCGCGATCGCCGAACTTCCTCATGGAGATAACGGCCGCGTCATCCTGTTGGCCACGGGTTGGCACCCAGCAGACAGCCAATGGGCACTGTCGACCCGGTTCGCACCGCTGCTGACTCGGATTTTGTCGCTGGCCAGTCCGGCTCAGAAGGATCAGGTGATTCAAACTGTCGGTGATGTGATCCGGCCAGGACAGTTGGTTTCGTCGGACGACTGGAGCATCTCGTTTCCCAATGGCACCGAAACGACAGCCGCCGCTGTGTCCGCCGCAGCTGCGGAAGGTTCGACTTCTTCGGAATCGACCGTAGTTCTGAACGAACCCGGCCGCTACACGATTACGGGAAAGGCGGACGATGGGGAATACAATGTTTCACTGATCGCGGGATTGGGAGCAGCGGAATCTCGTACCGAAATGCTGCCGATCGGGCAGTTGCAGGTTCTTGGTATTGGTGTTGAACCGGCGAGCGGCGAACAATTGGCAATGAACGCTGGCGATTCGGACGATGCACCGCCCGGTCAGTTGAGTGCCAACGAGTTGGAGAAGCAACAGAAGTGGTGGCGATGGCTGCTGCTGTCAGGTTTGGGATGTTTGTTACTGGAATCGCTGTGGGCTTCGGCGATTGAACGACGAAGCACGATCGAAGCGTAA
- a CDS encoding DUF58 domain-containing protein, with protein MTSPEPTSAKAPFMDPRVVMSIRSLELRAKVVVEGFRTGLNKSPRHGFSVEFSEYRQYAQGDDPRFLDWKLYARTDRSYIRLFEDETNLRCYIVADYSRSMSFGSLEYTKHDYARTIAASLSWMLNRQGDAVGLSLFDERVRMVVPARYRPGQLRRIMVTLEEPTSGNETNPAQALEHAAQRLKRRGFVVLISDLLAPVEQFEAGLKLLRGCGHDVVVFQVLDPVELNLNIDGPRLFEDLETNQKIYADPQDSRSTFVKRITEHNEAVQAVCEKLGAAFVRTVTNEPLELVLSEFLHARRVRR; from the coding sequence GTGACCTCGCCCGAGCCAACTTCAGCCAAAGCCCCGTTCATGGACCCTCGGGTCGTCATGAGCATCCGATCGCTCGAACTGCGCGCGAAGGTCGTGGTGGAAGGGTTTCGGACGGGGCTGAATAAAAGTCCTCGGCATGGGTTTTCCGTCGAGTTCTCAGAATACCGGCAGTACGCTCAGGGAGACGATCCGCGGTTCCTTGACTGGAAACTTTATGCTCGCACCGACCGCAGCTACATTCGCTTGTTCGAGGACGAGACGAACCTTCGTTGCTACATCGTGGCCGATTACAGTCGCTCGATGTCGTTTGGTTCTCTCGAATACACCAAGCACGATTACGCTCGCACGATTGCCGCTTCACTGTCGTGGATGTTGAACCGCCAGGGAGACGCCGTCGGACTGTCGCTGTTTGACGAACGAGTGCGCATGGTTGTGCCGGCTCGTTATCGACCGGGACAGTTGCGGCGAATCATGGTCACGTTGGAAGAACCCACGTCGGGCAACGAAACCAATCCTGCACAGGCTCTGGAACACGCGGCTCAACGGTTAAAACGTCGTGGCTTTGTCGTGCTGATTTCAGATCTGCTGGCTCCGGTGGAGCAGTTCGAAGCCGGGCTGAAGTTGCTGCGAGGCTGCGGGCATGACGTGGTCGTGTTTCAGGTGCTGGATCCTGTCGAACTGAATCTCAACATCGACGGGCCGCGATTGTTTGAAGACCTTGAGACCAATCAAAAGATCTACGCTGATCCGCAGGACTCTCGTTCCACTTTCGTGAAACGGATCACTGAGCACAATGAAGCCGTGCAGGCCGTCTGCGAAAAGCTGGGGGCCGCCTTTGTGCGAACGGTGACCAACGAACCTTTGGAATTGGTGCTGTCTGAATTCCTGCATGCGCGGAGGGTTCGCAGGTAA
- a CDS encoding AAA family ATPase, which produces MTELADLTPERERELITQLRSLRKDIDAELSKVIIGQKDVVEQLLISLLSGGHCLITGAPGLAKTLLVNSIAQLFDLNFNRIQFTPDLMPADITGTEVLEEDGAGHREMRFIPGPIFANVLLADEINRTPPKTQSALLEAMQEHQVTAAGRVHTLQEPFFVLATQNPIEMEGTYPLPEAQLDRFMFNVLIDYLPEDDEVAVVQQTTSKRREKIRSLFAGSVVSELNQVVQRVPIAEEVVRYAVRIAAASRPHQAGTPDFINELVSWGAGLRAGQNMVLGGKARALLDGRPYVATTDIQALAKPVLRHRILPNYRAEAEGITTETLVDRLLEQVAHPKQEAVA; this is translated from the coding sequence ATGACCGAACTTGCCGACCTCACCCCGGAACGCGAACGCGAACTCATCACGCAACTGCGTTCGCTCCGCAAAGATATCGATGCCGAACTCTCCAAAGTCATTATTGGCCAGAAAGACGTTGTCGAACAATTGCTGATTTCGCTGCTTTCGGGCGGCCACTGTTTGATTACCGGTGCACCGGGTCTGGCGAAGACGTTGCTGGTGAATTCGATCGCGCAACTGTTCGATCTGAACTTCAACCGCATCCAGTTCACGCCGGACCTTATGCCCGCCGACATCACCGGCACCGAAGTGCTGGAAGAAGACGGGGCAGGGCACCGCGAAATGAGATTCATTCCCGGCCCGATTTTTGCCAACGTTCTGCTGGCCGACGAAATCAATCGGACCCCGCCGAAAACTCAGTCGGCGTTGTTGGAAGCGATGCAGGAACACCAGGTGACGGCGGCCGGTCGAGTCCATACGTTGCAGGAACCGTTCTTTGTCCTGGCGACTCAGAACCCGATCGAAATGGAGGGCACGTATCCGCTGCCCGAAGCTCAGCTCGACCGATTTATGTTCAACGTGCTGATTGACTATCTGCCGGAAGACGACGAAGTGGCAGTCGTCCAGCAAACCACATCCAAACGACGCGAAAAGATTCGTTCGCTGTTTGCCGGCAGTGTTGTGAGCGAGCTGAATCAGGTTGTGCAGCGTGTTCCCATTGCGGAAGAAGTCGTCCGTTATGCCGTTCGTATCGCTGCGGCTTCGCGACCTCATCAGGCTGGCACACCGGACTTCATCAACGAACTGGTTTCGTGGGGAGCCGGATTACGAGCCGGCCAAAACATGGTTCTCGGCGGCAAAGCTCGAGCACTCCTGGACGGCCGACCCTATGTGGCCACGACCGATATTCAGGCGTTAGCCAAACCGGTTCTCCGCCACCGCATCCTTCCCAATTACCGCGCGGAAGCCGAAGGCATCACGACGGAAACTCTGGTCGATCGTTTGCTGGAACAGGTGGCACATCCTAAGCAGGAGGCCGTGGCGTGA
- a CDS encoding DUF4159 domain-containing protein has protein sequence MNRSRTAVIAAMLLVLITAAAVAQFGGYRRFGYGRSRVGPDGRPDRRGVPDWKVDEKFKDDVFTFCRIRYNSYGGRRGDRWNTDYPDADLNFSYRLQQLTSLHTHPDGVILDLTDPKLFDYPFIYIIEPGALHFDEAEVTALRSYLLNGGFLMVDDFWGQAQLDNFLFEMKRVFPDRDASEIPLEHPIFHCVYDLKERPQIPAMGRAHPNHVDRDGNLITWEGGPDTREVHYKGLYDDNGRMMAIICHNTDLGDGWEREGYSEWYFKEFSEKKAYPLGINIVFYAMTH, from the coding sequence ATGAATCGCTCACGAACCGCTGTTATTGCTGCCATGCTGCTGGTGCTCATTACAGCGGCAGCGGTTGCTCAATTCGGTGGCTACCGTCGATTCGGATACGGGCGAAGCCGAGTCGGCCCGGATGGTCGTCCCGATCGCCGAGGCGTTCCGGACTGGAAGGTTGATGAAAAGTTCAAAGACGACGTCTTTACGTTCTGCCGCATTCGCTACAACAGCTACGGCGGGCGACGGGGAGATCGATGGAATACGGATTACCCTGACGCAGATCTTAACTTTTCGTACCGCCTGCAGCAGTTGACTTCACTGCACACACATCCGGATGGCGTCATCCTGGATCTCACCGACCCGAAACTGTTTGACTATCCCTTTATTTACATCATTGAACCCGGCGCACTGCATTTTGATGAGGCCGAAGTCACGGCTCTTCGCAGTTACCTTTTGAACGGCGGGTTTTTGATGGTCGACGATTTCTGGGGGCAGGCGCAGCTGGATAACTTTCTGTTCGAAATGAAGCGGGTCTTCCCCGATCGCGACGCAAGTGAGATCCCGCTGGAACATCCGATCTTTCACTGCGTCTACGATTTGAAAGAACGTCCTCAGATTCCTGCGATGGGGCGAGCTCACCCCAACCACGTCGACAGAGACGGGAATCTGATCACATGGGAAGGCGGACCGGACACTCGCGAAGTCCATTACAAGGGCCTGTATGACGACAACGGTCGCATGATGGCCATCATCTGCCACAACACGGATCTCGGCGACGGCTGGGAACGCGAGGGGTACAGCGAATGGTACTTCAAAGAATTCTCTGAGAAGAAAGCGTACCCGTTAGGAATCAACATCGTGTTTTACGCGATGACCCACTGA
- a CDS encoding SMP-30/gluconolactonase/LRE family protein: MFRSVCHGFLLLTILSAPQTQADDIPGIGPVGDAQRLHTDFAFTEGPAADGNGNLYFTDIPNNRIHKRDAKGTLSVFAEPSGHCNGLMVVGDRLLACEMDGQLKQYDLTTGKQTSLASKYNGERFNAPNDLVIDKTGGIYFTDPRFRAPEPWPQGKEAVYYRAADGKVTRLIDDRTAPNGVILSPDEKTLYVVPSMEKQMWAYAVESPGKISKGKVFCEVTQPEGKDNTGGDGLTIDTNGNLYITTALGLQVFDKAGKQLGIIKIPEHPANVAFGGKDNKTLYVTARKSLYAVETKATGHVFPGK, encoded by the coding sequence ATGTTTCGATCTGTTTGCCACGGTTTTTTATTGCTCACAATCCTCTCAGCCCCCCAGACTCAAGCCGATGACATTCCCGGCATCGGTCCCGTCGGGGATGCTCAGCGGCTTCACACAGACTTCGCGTTCACCGAAGGCCCGGCTGCCGATGGCAACGGGAACCTGTATTTCACAGATATCCCCAACAACCGCATTCACAAACGCGATGCAAAGGGAACGCTGTCAGTGTTCGCCGAACCATCCGGACACTGCAATGGGCTGATGGTCGTCGGTGACCGATTGCTCGCCTGCGAAATGGACGGGCAGCTCAAGCAGTACGACCTCACCACGGGCAAACAGACCTCTTTGGCCAGCAAGTACAACGGCGAACGCTTTAACGCTCCGAACGACCTGGTGATCGACAAGACCGGTGGCATCTACTTCACGGACCCGCGTTTCCGAGCGCCTGAACCGTGGCCGCAGGGCAAAGAAGCGGTCTACTACCGAGCAGCCGATGGCAAAGTGACTCGACTGATCGATGACCGCACGGCGCCCAATGGCGTTATTCTTTCGCCCGATGAAAAAACGCTGTACGTCGTCCCCAGCATGGAAAAGCAGATGTGGGCGTATGCCGTGGAATCGCCGGGGAAGATCAGCAAAGGCAAAGTCTTCTGCGAAGTGACTCAACCCGAAGGCAAAGACAACACAGGCGGCGACGGGTTAACGATCGACACCAACGGCAACCTGTACATCACAACAGCTTTGGGCCTGCAGGTGTTTGATAAGGCCGGCAAGCAGCTTGGCATTATCAAGATTCCGGAACACCCGGCGAACGTCGCGTTCGGCGGCAAGG